One window from the genome of Pseudanabaena sp. BC1403 encodes:
- a CDS encoding TspO/MBR family protein: protein MITTWLVIGTAAFGGGFAFNKLFPSDYKWFMRLRRPRWLTFEKAIPFIWIFIFICGITSAAALWEAQPSTLSTWLLMASYAIVEFAILSYTPVMTRLRNVRAGVFSGAIGFILGLVLTTQVWQISSLAGWLLMPYLLWSPIGTYVTWVMVRLNPSQI from the coding sequence ATGATAACTACTTGGCTAGTAATCGGAACTGCCGCATTTGGAGGAGGCTTTGCATTTAACAAGCTTTTTCCTAGCGACTACAAATGGTTTATGCGATTGCGTCGCCCTCGATGGCTAACCTTTGAAAAAGCCATCCCCTTTATCTGGATCTTTATCTTTATTTGCGGCATTACCTCTGCCGCCGCACTATGGGAAGCTCAACCCTCCACACTCAGCACATGGTTGCTCATGGCAAGTTATGCGATCGTTGAATTCGCGATTTTGTCCTACACTCCAGTTATGACCCGTTTACGCAATGTTAGGGCTGGGGTGTTCTCTGGGGCGATCGGTTTTATCTTAGGTTTAGTTTTAACGACCCAAGTTTGGCAAATTTCCAGCTTAGCAGGATGGCTATTAATGCCATATTTACTCTGGAGTCCCATCGGGACTTATGTAACATGGGTGATGGTAAGACTCAATCCATCACAAATTTAG
- a CDS encoding thiol-disulfide oxidoreductase DCC family protein codes for MLSPQTNVKETKAQTWKIKLLYDGACPLCVREVNFLKSKDGDRGLINFVDIAADDYDPADNAGIDFETAMGRIHAVLPNGEIVQNVEVFRQTYDILGIGWIYAITKIPLFGRLADLLYGVWADYRLLLTGRGNLKTIVAKRQQYQNERENNLNNSQGRCADGCEIEDRR; via the coding sequence ATGCTATCTCCGCAGACAAACGTCAAAGAAACCAAAGCTCAAACTTGGAAAATTAAGCTGCTCTATGATGGCGCATGTCCTCTATGTGTGCGTGAAGTAAACTTTCTAAAAAGCAAAGATGGCGATCGCGGTTTAATTAATTTTGTAGATATTGCCGCCGATGATTACGACCCTGCCGATAATGCTGGGATAGATTTTGAGACCGCAATGGGTCGGATTCACGCTGTATTACCTAATGGTGAGATTGTCCAAAATGTCGAAGTATTTCGCCAAACCTACGACATTCTCGGTATCGGCTGGATCTATGCGATTACCAAAATCCCACTTTTTGGACGTTTAGCTGATTTACTCTATGGCGTTTGGGCAGACTATCGACTTTTGCTGACTGGTCGAGGCAATCTTAAAACTATCGTGGCAAAACGGCAACAATACCAAAACGAACGCGAAAATAATCTAAATAATAGCCAAGGGCGTTGTGCCGATGGTTGCGAGATCGAAGATCGGAGATAA
- a CDS encoding MBL fold metallo-hydrolase: MSISDSEFSIHFWGVRGSIATPGPTTVRYGGNTPCVEMRCQGERIIFDGGTGIRVLGQHLLKQMPVNASIFFTHSHWDHVQGFPFFTPAFIKGNAFKIFGKIAPTGQTMEDRLAEQMHHPNFPVPLRIMASCLEFFDVEVPSVIELGNGVTIESGMLNHPGEATGYRVSCGDRVAVYATDTEHLSDRVDENLVYLARNADVLIMDATYSDEEYWSSISPKAGWGHSTWQEAIKVAEAANVKTLVIFHHDPLHSDDYLDEVGRLAQEKFSGAVMAREGMYISIPIRADAKPLVKV, encoded by the coding sequence ATGTCCATTTCTGACAGCGAGTTCTCTATTCATTTTTGGGGTGTACGTGGCAGTATAGCCACTCCAGGCCCGACCACAGTACGCTATGGAGGCAATACTCCTTGTGTAGAAATGCGCTGTCAAGGTGAACGCATTATTTTTGACGGGGGAACTGGGATTCGGGTTTTAGGTCAGCATTTGTTAAAGCAGATGCCAGTTAATGCGAGTATTTTCTTTACCCATAGCCATTGGGATCATGTTCAAGGATTTCCTTTTTTCACGCCTGCTTTTATTAAAGGGAATGCATTTAAAATCTTCGGGAAAATTGCGCCGACAGGACAAACGATGGAGGATCGGCTGGCGGAGCAGATGCATCATCCTAACTTCCCAGTGCCATTACGAATAATGGCTTCATGTTTAGAGTTTTTTGATGTTGAAGTTCCCAGCGTGATCGAGCTTGGTAATGGGGTGACAATCGAGTCAGGAATGCTCAACCACCCAGGGGAGGCAACGGGCTATCGAGTTAGTTGTGGCGATCGCGTGGCGGTTTATGCTACTGATACTGAACATTTAAGCGATCGCGTTGATGAAAATCTTGTATATCTAGCTCGCAACGCAGATGTATTGATTATGGATGCTACTTATTCTGATGAGGAATATTGGTCGAGTATCAGTCCAAAAGCTGGTTGGGGGCATTCGACATGGCAAGAAGCGATCAAAGTTGCCGAGGCGGCAAATGTTAAGACTCTGGTAATTTTTCATCATGATCCTTTGCATAGTGATGATTACTTGGATGAGGTTGGTCGGCTGGCTCAAGAGAAGTTTTCGGGCGCAGTAATGGCTAGAGAGGGAATGTATATTTCTATTCCTATTCGTGCTGATGCAAAGCCTCTAGTTAAAGTTTGA